In a single window of the Myxococcales bacterium genome:
- a CDS encoding pyridoxamine 5'-phosphate oxidase family protein: MSTTMTRDEAGAFLSEVRVGVLSLHEPGRGPLTVPVWYGYEVGGEVSFITEPGSRKGKLIAEGQRVSLCVQNEASPYQYVSVEGPIRSIATADLEKHVRPLAHRYLGVEAGNTYVDFNQPGEGEGEEPQIIVRFSPERWLTADYGKEYVGL, encoded by the coding sequence ATGTCTACCACGATGACGCGAGACGAAGCCGGGGCGTTTCTCTCGGAAGTTCGAGTTGGCGTGTTGAGCCTCCACGAGCCCGGTCGCGGGCCTCTGACCGTGCCCGTCTGGTACGGCTACGAAGTCGGGGGCGAGGTTTCGTTCATTACGGAGCCGGGTTCTCGCAAGGGCAAGCTGATTGCCGAGGGCCAGCGCGTGAGTCTCTGTGTTCAGAACGAAGCGTCGCCGTATCAATACGTCAGCGTAGAAGGCCCCATCCGCTCGATCGCGACTGCGGATCTCGAAAAGCACGTGAGGCCCCTGGCGCACCGCTACCTGGGCGTCGAGGCCGGCAATACGTACGTCGACTTCAATCAGCCAGGGGAGGGCGAAGGCGAAGAACCTCAAATCATCGTTCGCTTTTCGCCCGAGCGCTGGCTCACCGCGGACTACGGCAAGGAATACGTCGGCCTCTAG
- a CDS encoding glutathione S-transferase family protein gives MEIKAMYKLYWAAGTGAFAPQALLEEIGASYEKIVIDRENEEHRSAEFLAINPMGEIPALVLPDGSFMTESAAIMLQICERHPEAKLAPAPGSPESATFQRWFVFMSANIYQDILRLYYGDRFTNDPKGADDVASAALSALDRHFAILNEALSPGPYLLGETFSAADIYLFMLAQWHPDIPQLFEANDRIRLHAELVEARPVVARVWAEHAED, from the coding sequence ATGGAGATCAAGGCCATGTACAAGCTTTACTGGGCAGCAGGGACCGGTGCCTTCGCACCGCAGGCTCTCCTCGAAGAAATTGGCGCCAGCTACGAAAAGATCGTCATCGATCGCGAAAACGAAGAACATCGGTCCGCCGAATTCCTGGCCATCAACCCGATGGGCGAGATTCCCGCCCTCGTTCTTCCCGACGGATCATTCATGACCGAGTCGGCTGCCATCATGCTCCAGATTTGCGAGCGCCATCCCGAAGCCAAGCTCGCGCCTGCGCCGGGCAGCCCGGAAAGCGCGACCTTCCAGCGCTGGTTCGTCTTCATGTCAGCCAACATCTATCAGGACATTTTGCGATTGTACTACGGGGATCGCTTTACCAATGATCCCAAAGGTGCCGATGACGTCGCGAGTGCCGCGCTTTCCGCTTTGGATCGCCACTTCGCGATCTTGAACGAAGCACTATCGCCCGGCCCGTATCTACTCGGCGAAACTTTCAGCGCGGCGGACATCTACCTCTTTATGCTCGCGCAGTGGCATCCGGACATTCCCCAGCTCTTCGAGGCGAACGATCGCATTCGGCTGCATGCTGAACTCGTCGAGGCTCGGCCGGTGGTGGCCCGAGTGTGGGCTGAACACGCGGAAGACTGA
- a CDS encoding DUF3556 domain-containing protein: MTISDTAIPPYEMDDVPDVRALPFPRRMRLICRMWASQQHATPFVVIVMYWLKYLIFFTGGWIFVSSFSTNYTGLTSIGDWAFTGIAFKKAIVWAMFYEVAGFGCSFGPMNARFKPPMGGFLHFLRPGTTKLSLFPGLPLLGGITRSYLDVLLYAGLLFFLLRAAIAPDITPELLIPVCIVLPLLGIADKTIYLAARSEHYFVALICITAASTGDVWISACQILWCCIWFWAATSKLNHHFPTIIQVMMNCGPFFPTVLKKKLFAQYPDDLRPSKFAAFMAHFGTITEYMIPVVLLSSESALVTGGALFVMFGFHSFIAANNPAGMPIEWNILMIYGGIFLFGFNPEVSVLAVGNVPLLAGFLVISLVAIPLYGNLVPSKVSFLLAMRYYAGNWAYNIWLFRGDSAKKLNKLVKAAATMREQLEEVLDDELAVDAVMMSMPAQRLVYLQGKVLFDAIPEAVDDIDNYEWMEGEVVAGLALGWNFGDGHLNEMQLLNAIQEQCGFEEGELRVVMVESQPLFGRHMAWKAVDAVTGILAQGKTEIAPMRDKQPWPTGAYAEAFARGSSHR, from the coding sequence ATGACGATTTCAGACACTGCGATTCCGCCCTACGAAATGGACGATGTCCCAGACGTGCGCGCCCTGCCCTTTCCTCGGCGCATGCGTCTCATCTGTCGCATGTGGGCTTCCCAGCAACATGCCACGCCATTCGTCGTGATTGTGATGTACTGGCTCAAGTATCTCATCTTCTTTACGGGGGGATGGATATTCGTCTCTTCCTTTTCGACGAACTACACGGGCTTGACCTCGATCGGCGACTGGGCGTTTACCGGCATCGCGTTCAAAAAGGCCATCGTGTGGGCCATGTTTTACGAAGTCGCCGGCTTTGGCTGTTCCTTTGGCCCGATGAACGCGCGCTTCAAACCTCCGATGGGAGGCTTCCTCCACTTTTTGCGTCCGGGCACGACCAAGCTTTCGTTGTTTCCCGGCTTGCCCCTGTTGGGCGGCATTACGCGCAGCTATCTGGACGTCCTTCTCTACGCAGGGCTTCTTTTCTTTCTATTGCGCGCGGCAATCGCCCCGGACATCACCCCCGAGTTGTTGATCCCCGTCTGTATCGTGCTCCCCCTGCTCGGCATCGCGGACAAGACCATCTACCTGGCCGCCCGTTCAGAGCACTACTTCGTTGCATTGATTTGCATCACCGCCGCCAGCACCGGTGATGTCTGGATCTCCGCCTGTCAGATTCTCTGGTGTTGCATCTGGTTCTGGGCAGCGACCTCCAAGCTCAATCATCACTTCCCCACGATCATTCAGGTCATGATGAACTGCGGCCCGTTTTTTCCCACCGTTCTGAAGAAGAAACTGTTTGCCCAATACCCCGACGACCTTCGACCGTCGAAGTTTGCGGCCTTCATGGCCCATTTTGGAACGATTACGGAATACATGATCCCGGTCGTCCTGCTCTCGAGCGAAAGTGCGCTGGTCACGGGCGGTGCTCTCTTCGTGATGTTCGGCTTTCACAGTTTCATTGCCGCCAACAACCCGGCTGGGATGCCGATCGAGTGGAACATCTTGATGATCTACGGCGGCATCTTTCTCTTCGGATTCAACCCTGAGGTCAGTGTGCTCGCGGTTGGAAATGTACCGCTGCTCGCCGGGTTCCTGGTCATCAGTCTCGTCGCCATCCCACTCTACGGCAATCTCGTGCCGTCCAAAGTTTCATTCCTGTTGGCTATGCGTTATTACGCCGGAAACTGGGCCTACAACATCTGGCTCTTCCGCGGGGACAGCGCAAAGAAACTCAACAAGCTGGTGAAGGCCGCAGCCACCATGCGCGAACAGCTCGAGGAAGTGCTCGACGATGAATTGGCGGTGGATGCAGTCATGATGTCCATGCCTGCCCAACGCCTCGTCTACCTCCAGGGCAAGGTGCTCTTCGATGCCATTCCCGAGGCCGTGGACGACATCGACAACTATGAGTGGATGGAAGGCGAAGTCGTGGCTGGCCTGGCACTCGGTTGGAATTTTGGCGACGGGCACTTGAACGAGATGCAATTGCTCAACGCCATCCAGGAACAATGTGGTTTCGAAGAGGGAGAGTTACGGGTCGTGATGGTCGAATCCCAACCCCTGTTCGGTCGCCACATGGCCTGGAAGGCTGTAGACGCCGTTACCGGCATCCTGGCACAAGGCAAAACGGAGATCGCACCGATGCGCGACAAACAACCCTGGCCGACCGGCGCATACGCGGAGGCCTTCGCGCGCGGATCGAGTCATCGGTAA
- a CDS encoding DUF1214 domain-containing protein, with the protein MPSSTTSSPTTESRKKLHELLDLIREIDERRYGSEWGIENQGDIADGHRNLMHLLEGGLFSHFDADPERPVFRRIVSPTRKFRGDNGDAIYFDAAIRPDRDYIVRGNMAGAVYVSLTIEEGPGEGAYATGTAAGLHDGEFDVDPDGNFEIVLSAEKRERNWLELTPTAMRVTSRHYFEEEICAAADPSRHVPMTIEPALDPGPPPAFDPEAQDRNVAAGIQRVMNFLRGDTLDQPPRKPEDQPSWVSSVPNVFNKPEKPGDMAYSAMDIAYTMAPYLLGPDKALLITGRFPECKFANVCLWNRYIQSYDYSNRRISLNRKQTQLEADGSFRIVIAHEDPGVPNWIDTEGRPFGLVYWRFVMPEGEVETPVAEVVETASLGS; encoded by the coding sequence ATGCCTTCCTCCACAACGTCTTCCCCCACAACCGAGAGCCGAAAGAAACTTCACGAACTGCTCGACCTGATTCGCGAAATCGACGAGCGACGCTACGGCAGCGAGTGGGGGATCGAGAACCAGGGCGATATCGCCGACGGTCATCGCAACTTGATGCACCTGCTCGAGGGCGGCCTGTTCTCGCATTTCGACGCCGATCCCGAGCGGCCGGTGTTCCGGCGGATCGTTTCGCCGACCCGCAAGTTTCGCGGCGACAACGGTGACGCCATCTACTTTGACGCCGCGATCCGTCCGGACCGCGACTACATCGTGCGCGGCAACATGGCGGGGGCCGTATACGTCTCGCTGACCATCGAGGAGGGACCGGGGGAAGGCGCCTACGCCACGGGCACCGCCGCGGGTCTACATGACGGCGAATTCGACGTCGACCCTGACGGCAACTTCGAAATCGTGCTGTCCGCGGAGAAGCGCGAACGCAATTGGCTCGAACTCACCCCCACTGCCATGCGGGTAACGAGTCGACACTACTTCGAAGAAGAAATTTGCGCCGCCGCCGATCCGTCGCGGCACGTGCCGATGACCATCGAGCCCGCGTTGGATCCGGGACCGCCGCCGGCCTTCGACCCCGAAGCACAGGATCGCAACGTGGCCGCCGGCATTCAGCGCGTGATGAATTTCTTGCGTGGCGACACCCTCGACCAACCCCCGCGCAAACCCGAAGATCAGCCGAGTTGGGTATCGAGCGTGCCCAACGTCTTCAACAAACCCGAGAAGCCTGGCGACATGGCGTACTCCGCCATGGACATCGCCTACACCATGGCGCCGTACTTGCTCGGCCCCGACAAAGCACTGCTGATCACCGGCCGCTTTCCCGAGTGCAAGTTTGCAAACGTCTGCCTATGGAACCGATATATCCAGAGTTATGACTACAGCAACCGGCGCATCTCACTCAACCGCAAGCAGACCCAGCTCGAAGCAGATGGGAGCTTCCGGATCGTAATCGCTCACGAAGACCCGGGGGTGCCGAACTGGATCGACACCGAGGGACGCCCCTTCGGGCTGGTCTACTGGCGTTTCGTCATGCCGGAGGGAGAGGTCGAAACTCCCGTAGCCGAGGTCGTGGAAACGGCATCGCTGGGGAGCTGA
- a CDS encoding nuclear transport factor 2 family protein — translation MSIEENKKTVETLWNALSDMNWETMKNCLTDDIHYEDVPTEDPGARGPENVVKRLAIAFDHLVDHQHTIHHLVGDGDVVFLDHTEVWTFKSGEKATNQFATMHEMKGGKISKWSDYWDVSSFVGQFPEWFLIEMAKGTQADFTD, via the coding sequence ATGTCCATCGAAGAAAACAAGAAGACCGTGGAAACCTTGTGGAATGCGCTCAGTGACATGAACTGGGAAACGATGAAGAACTGCCTTACGGACGACATTCACTACGAGGACGTTCCCACCGAGGATCCGGGCGCCCGAGGCCCCGAGAACGTAGTGAAGCGATTGGCGATCGCGTTCGATCATCTGGTCGACCACCAACACACCATTCACCATCTGGTTGGCGACGGCGACGTGGTCTTCCTGGATCACACCGAAGTCTGGACTTTCAAAAGCGGGGAGAAAGCGACGAACCAGTTTGCAACCATGCACGAGATGAAGGGAGGGAAAATCTCCAAATGGAGTGACTACTGGGACGTCTCCTCTTTCGTCGGGCAGTTCCCCGAGTGGTTCCTGATCGAAATGGCGAAGGGCACCCAGGCCGACTTCACCGATTGA
- a CDS encoding sulfotransferase → MAEDIRILDLADPQLPQSFIDQSKLAAPIADAMQLELDALMEQASRETGLTDFGELDWQERLEIILTGLREDGPLTAIGKLSSIAQLVGFLKNRLLLEDLWKRHPEIEQVEQEPPIIIAGLPRSGTTHLHSMIGADPKIRSLPWWESLEPVLAESEVPLPGEEDPRFARAAAGIAFRDSVMPHFNAMHEMTVDHIHEEIHLLAIDFSTMIMETLGIGRAPRFRDYYLEHDQTPHYRYLAKILRTLQWLRGGTRWVLKSPQHLEQLKPIAAVFPGATLVVTHRDPVATVASFSTMIAYASRLSAAKADPVGLGHYWADRIEKMLQRCVEDRDTFAADSSIDVLFHDYMGRELETVDEIYRLAGVPFDSDSKAALVGYHDDHPRGRYGRVRYNLADFNLNAKELRERFRFYTDRFPVRLES, encoded by the coding sequence ATGGCCGAAGACATTCGTATCCTCGATCTCGCCGACCCCCAATTGCCCCAAAGTTTCATCGATCAGTCGAAGCTCGCGGCCCCCATCGCCGACGCCATGCAACTCGAACTGGATGCGCTGATGGAACAGGCTTCAAGGGAGACCGGACTCACCGACTTTGGAGAACTCGACTGGCAAGAGCGCCTTGAAATCATCCTCACAGGTCTGCGCGAAGACGGCCCGCTCACCGCGATCGGCAAGCTGAGCAGCATTGCGCAGCTCGTGGGCTTTCTCAAGAATCGCCTGTTGCTCGAAGACTTGTGGAAGCGCCATCCAGAGATAGAGCAAGTCGAACAAGAGCCTCCAATCATCATCGCCGGCCTCCCCCGCAGCGGCACGACTCACCTCCACAGCATGATCGGGGCCGATCCGAAAATTCGCTCGCTTCCCTGGTGGGAGTCACTCGAACCGGTGCTCGCAGAAAGCGAGGTCCCGCTCCCAGGTGAAGAGGATCCGCGGTTCGCTCGGGCTGCAGCGGGTATTGCATTTCGCGATTCCGTGATGCCGCACTTCAACGCCATGCACGAGATGACCGTGGACCATATTCACGAAGAAATTCATTTGCTCGCGATCGACTTCTCGACCATGATCATGGAAACCCTCGGCATTGGTCGCGCGCCTCGTTTTCGCGACTACTACCTGGAGCACGACCAGACGCCGCACTACCGCTACCTGGCCAAGATCCTCCGCACCCTGCAGTGGCTTCGCGGGGGAACACGCTGGGTGCTCAAGAGTCCCCAGCATCTGGAACAGCTCAAACCCATCGCCGCAGTTTTTCCCGGCGCAACCCTCGTCGTCACCCACCGCGACCCGGTCGCGACCGTCGCTTCGTTTTCGACGATGATTGCCTACGCGTCGCGACTGTCCGCGGCGAAGGCGGACCCGGTTGGCCTCGGGCACTACTGGGCCGACCGAATCGAGAAAATGCTGCAGCGCTGCGTCGAAGATCGAGACACCTTCGCCGCCGACAGCTCCATCGATGTTCTGTTCCATGACTACATGGGGCGAGAACTCGAAACGGTCGATGAGATTTATCGACTGGCGGGCGTCCCATTCGATTCCGACTCGAAAGCCGCGCTCGTGGGCTATCACGACGATCATCCGCGCGGCCGGTACGGACGAGTGCGCTACAACCTGGCCGACTTCAACCTCAACGCAAAAGAATTACGCGAACGATTTCGCTTCTATACCGATCGCTTCCCGGTAAGGCTCGAGAGCTAA
- a CDS encoding alpha/beta hydrolase encodes MITNEDPVPNGAVSEWLTAADRTRFRVARFAPPNTSRGTVVVLNGRTEFIEKYFEVIRNLHERDYTVATLDWRGQGMSDRPLASRHKGHVEDFDLYVSDLRQTMVEFVEPNCPAPYRLLCHSMGGNIGMRYLGEFPDSCESAVFSAPMWGIGKFARTPKLLRLVGGATNVLRLGTSYIPGGGDYSESDRKFEGNVLTHDPERFARFVAQVKAQPQLELGAPTFGWARQGIISMETIHAPGFPEAIHTPIRVCTASAESLVSVEAQRIVANRLPNGEQVIIEGAKHELLMEIDDYRDQIFAVFDAL; translated from the coding sequence GTGATCACCAATGAAGATCCCGTACCGAATGGTGCGGTTTCAGAATGGCTCACCGCTGCGGATCGAACGCGGTTCCGCGTCGCTCGCTTTGCCCCCCCGAACACCAGTCGCGGAACCGTCGTCGTACTGAACGGCCGCACCGAGTTCATCGAGAAGTACTTCGAAGTCATTCGCAACCTGCACGAGCGCGACTACACCGTCGCAACTCTCGATTGGCGAGGTCAGGGGATGTCGGATCGCCCGCTCGCGTCTCGTCACAAGGGTCACGTTGAAGACTTCGACCTTTACGTTTCAGACCTTCGTCAGACGATGGTTGAGTTTGTCGAACCCAACTGCCCCGCACCCTATCGCCTCTTGTGTCATTCGATGGGAGGCAACATCGGCATGCGCTACCTGGGCGAATTTCCCGATTCCTGTGAATCGGCGGTTTTTTCGGCACCCATGTGGGGGATCGGCAAGTTCGCTCGGACACCCAAACTCCTGCGCCTGGTCGGGGGGGCCACAAACGTGCTTCGGCTGGGCACTTCGTACATTCCGGGCGGCGGGGACTACAGCGAATCCGATCGCAAATTTGAAGGCAACGTACTCACCCACGACCCCGAGCGCTTTGCCCGTTTCGTGGCCCAGGTCAAAGCGCAACCCCAGCTCGAGCTCGGCGCCCCAACGTTCGGCTGGGCGAGACAGGGGATCATCTCCATGGAAACGATTCACGCCCCGGGGTTTCCCGAAGCCATTCACACGCCCATTCGCGTCTGCACGGCCAGTGCGGAGTCGCTGGTCTCCGTCGAAGCGCAAAGAATCGTGGCCAACCGGCTCCCCAATGGCGAGCAAGTGATCATCGAGGGAGCAAAGCACGAACTCTTGATGGAGATCGACGACTATCGGGATCAGATCTTCGCGGTGTTCGACGCACTCTGA
- a CDS encoding DUF1295 domain-containing protein: MIEYTGDTAYDTTLTIGFAIVALTAISAIFVRTPYGRFADESFGVSLDPRLGWFLMELPASLSFVYFFLQGPNAATPFALCVLFVWLVHYANRGFIMPALMRVPVGQKSSFSLMLVVIGWVVTSIHGYLNATWASNHAGHLGFAWFADPRFIFGIALYYAAFLANLHSDYIVRQLRTQEEIARGIKRYRIPNGGLFRYVSNPSYLTEILFWVGFSVFTWSLAGVYVLAITMANLIPRAVSTHAWYQETFPDYPRQRKILIPFVW; encoded by the coding sequence TTGATCGAATACACTGGAGACACCGCCTACGATACGACCCTGACGATCGGGTTTGCAATTGTCGCGCTCACGGCGATTTCGGCGATATTCGTCCGCACCCCCTACGGTCGCTTCGCCGACGAGAGTTTCGGAGTGAGCCTCGACCCCCGGCTCGGCTGGTTCTTGATGGAACTGCCCGCCTCGCTGAGCTTCGTCTACTTTTTTCTGCAGGGACCCAACGCCGCCACGCCCTTTGCACTCTGCGTGCTCTTCGTCTGGCTCGTCCACTACGCAAACCGAGGGTTCATCATGCCCGCACTGATGCGGGTTCCGGTCGGCCAGAAAAGCAGTTTCAGCCTGATGCTGGTCGTCATCGGTTGGGTCGTGACCAGCATCCACGGCTACCTGAACGCGACCTGGGCATCGAACCATGCGGGACACCTGGGCTTTGCCTGGTTTGCCGACCCCCGCTTCATCTTCGGCATTGCACTCTACTACGCGGCGTTTCTCGCCAATCTTCACTCGGACTACATCGTGCGCCAACTGCGAACCCAAGAGGAAATCGCCCGGGGAATCAAGCGTTATCGCATTCCCAACGGCGGGCTGTTTCGCTACGTGAGCAATCCCAGCTATCTCACCGAGATCTTGTTCTGGGTCGGTTTCTCTGTCTTCACCTGGAGCCTGGCCGGGGTCTACGTCCTGGCGATCACCATGGCGAACTTGATCCCGCGAGCCGTATCCACTCACGCCTGGTACCAAGAGACGTTTCCCGATTACCCGCGGCAACGAAAGATCTTGATTCCCTTCGTCTGGTAG
- a CDS encoding aldehyde ferredoxin oxidoreductase family protein: MAHVNLSESSWEMRPTPEEWTQKYIGARGLGVRYVLEAGPEVDPLSPENRLCFLNGPVSGSEINMSGRWACVTKSPLTGTVTDSHMGGWTAARVRWAGFDGIIVEGKAERPVYLFVEDGQIEICDAADVWGKDIHATVEHFEQQYGAKNLSVCAIGRAGENQSRFAAWVNEDDRAFGRGGTGAVGGSKNLKAIVIRASRKKSEVEDVDAYRAARTRGLDAIRDEANITSPKKGGLSVYGTNVITNITNTIGALGTRNSQLTSFGERAEGLSGEYVKEHLLTGDPTCHACPVACKKEVEIKDGPYAGLKMESLEYEPAWSLGANCDNGDIRVVAKLIDQCNDYGLDPIELGNLFAMTMEATERGFIKDSDGEGLAWGDGEAMVAMTEMLANREGLGAVLADGTARAAEHFGHPEIAMVVKGQSVAAYDPRGMKGMGLGYATSNRGACHLRGYVAASELGVIPGVSDPLDWKGKAELVKVFQDLHAFSDSMDLCKFSAFAMGADHYAEQYATAMGIDFSADDVMLAGERIYNLERYYNNLAGFREGSDQLPDRFTREPSTHGGSKGHVCELDLMLPEYYQLRGWDEGVAGESKLKELGIL, encoded by the coding sequence ATGGCCCATGTGAACCTTTCCGAGTCCAGTTGGGAAATGCGACCGACTCCCGAAGAATGGACCCAGAAATACATCGGCGCCCGGGGGCTGGGGGTGCGCTACGTGCTCGAAGCGGGGCCCGAGGTCGACCCCTTGTCTCCCGAGAACCGGCTGTGCTTTCTCAACGGTCCAGTCTCCGGATCAGAAATCAACATGAGTGGCCGCTGGGCCTGCGTGACGAAATCTCCTCTCACCGGAACCGTCACCGACAGCCATATGGGAGGATGGACCGCCGCGCGAGTTCGCTGGGCGGGTTTCGACGGGATCATCGTCGAAGGCAAGGCGGAACGGCCGGTGTATCTCTTTGTCGAAGACGGACAGATCGAGATCTGCGACGCCGCGGACGTCTGGGGCAAGGACATCCACGCGACCGTCGAACACTTCGAACAGCAGTATGGTGCGAAGAACTTGAGCGTCTGTGCGATCGGCCGCGCGGGTGAAAACCAATCGCGGTTCGCGGCCTGGGTGAACGAAGACGACCGCGCCTTTGGCCGCGGCGGGACCGGAGCCGTCGGCGGCTCGAAGAACCTCAAGGCGATCGTGATCCGCGCCTCGCGCAAGAAGAGCGAGGTCGAAGATGTTGATGCCTATCGCGCTGCGCGTACTCGTGGACTGGACGCCATTCGCGACGAAGCCAATATTACGAGTCCCAAAAAGGGTGGCCTCTCAGTCTACGGCACCAATGTGATTACCAACATCACCAATACAATCGGCGCCCTGGGTACCCGCAATTCTCAGCTGACTTCCTTTGGCGAGCGCGCAGAAGGATTGAGTGGCGAGTATGTGAAGGAACATCTGCTCACCGGCGATCCCACCTGCCACGCGTGTCCGGTTGCGTGCAAGAAAGAAGTCGAGATCAAGGACGGACCCTACGCTGGACTGAAAATGGAGAGCCTCGAATACGAGCCCGCGTGGTCCCTGGGCGCGAATTGCGACAATGGTGACATCCGAGTCGTCGCCAAGTTGATCGACCAGTGCAACGACTACGGTCTCGATCCGATCGAACTCGGCAATTTGTTCGCCATGACCATGGAAGCCACGGAACGGGGCTTCATCAAGGACAGCGACGGCGAGGGATTGGCCTGGGGAGACGGCGAAGCCATGGTGGCGATGACCGAAATGCTCGCCAATCGTGAGGGACTGGGAGCGGTGCTCGCCGACGGGACGGCCCGAGCGGCTGAACACTTCGGACATCCCGAGATTGCCATGGTGGTCAAGGGGCAGTCCGTTGCGGCCTATGACCCTCGCGGAATGAAGGGCATGGGGTTGGGTTACGCCACCAGCAACCGCGGAGCTTGCCACTTGCGCGGCTACGTTGCCGCGAGTGAGTTGGGCGTCATTCCCGGAGTGTCGGATCCACTGGACTGGAAGGGCAAGGCCGAACTCGTAAAGGTGTTCCAGGATCTGCACGCTTTTTCCGACAGCATGGATCTGTGCAAGTTTTCGGCATTTGCCATGGGCGCCGATCACTATGCAGAGCAGTACGCAACGGCCATGGGGATCGACTTCAGCGCCGACGACGTCATGCTCGCGGGCGAACGCATCTACAACCTCGAGCGCTACTACAACAACCTGGCGGGGTTTCGCGAAGGTTCGGACCAGTTGCCCGATCGTTTTACGCGCGAACCCTCAACCCACGGTGGTTCAAAGGGACACGTCTGCGAACTCGACTTGATGTTGCCGGAGTACTACCAGCTGCGAGGTTGGGACGAGGGTGTGGCGGGCGAAAGCAAACTCAAGGAACTCGGCATCCTCTAA
- a CDS encoding MoaD/ThiS family protein translates to MRVYFYATFRDIVGCKHIDLELADGTTVQRLLDRVLVDHPGLRSEMLDTDGALSKHVHIFVNGRGCVFLDRGLETQLSARDDRIDFFPAVAGG, encoded by the coding sequence ATGCGCGTGTACTTCTACGCGACATTTCGAGATATCGTCGGTTGCAAGCACATCGACCTCGAACTGGCAGATGGAACCACCGTACAGCGCCTGTTGGATCGGGTGCTGGTCGATCATCCGGGCTTGCGCAGCGAAATGCTCGACACAGACGGAGCGCTATCAAAACACGTCCACATCTTTGTCAACGGGCGAGGCTGCGTATTTCTCGATCGCGGACTCGAGACGCAGCTTTCGGCGCGCGACGATCGCATCGACTTCTTTCCGGCCGTGGCGGGAGGTTAG
- a CDS encoding class I SAM-dependent methyltransferase, with translation MGFYQDRVLPHFIGIACGTAPICKQREKVVPHARGRVLEIGMGTGLNLQFYDPSKVELVFGLEPSQGMRRKAQENLDASPVEVRWLDLPGEEVPLDDNSVDTVVLTYTLCTISDFRAALAQMRRVLKPGGTLLFSEHGEAPDESVRRWQARINPVWKRIAGGCNLNRPIPTCLEDAGFSIAKMETMYLPSTPRFAGFNYWGSASIA, from the coding sequence ATGGGATTTTACCAAGACCGTGTTCTGCCCCACTTCATCGGCATTGCCTGCGGCACGGCTCCCATTTGCAAACAGCGCGAGAAGGTCGTCCCCCACGCACGGGGCCGCGTGCTCGAGATTGGGATGGGCACCGGCCTCAACCTTCAATTCTACGATCCGAGCAAGGTCGAACTCGTCTTCGGACTCGAACCCAGTCAAGGAATGCGCCGCAAGGCGCAAGAGAACCTCGACGCCTCGCCTGTCGAAGTGCGTTGGCTGGATCTACCCGGCGAAGAAGTCCCGCTCGACGACAACAGCGTCGACACCGTGGTCCTCACCTACACCCTTTGCACCATCTCCGACTTCCGAGCGGCCCTCGCCCAGATGCGCCGGGTGCTCAAGCCCGGCGGTACCCTGCTTTTCAGCGAACATGGTGAAGCGCCCGACGAATCGGTGCGTCGCTGGCAAGCGCGGATCAATCCCGTCTGGAAGCGGATCGCAGGTGGCTGCAATTTGAATCGACCGATACCGACTTGCCTCGAGGACGCGGGCTTTTCCATTGCGAAGATGGAGACGATGTATCTGCCGTCAACGCCGAGGTTCGCAGGGTTCAACTACTGGGGAAGCGCTTCGATCGCGTGA